A part of Streptomyces sp. NBC_01235 genomic DNA contains:
- the hisC gene encoding histidinol-phosphate transaminase — translation MSETSPKLRAELEGIPTYKPGKPAAAGGPVAYKLSSNENPYPPLPGVMETVTAAAESFNRYPDLACTALVNELSDRFAVPASHIATGTGSVGVAQQLVQATAGPGDEVIYAWRSFEAYPIITRIGGAKPVEVPLTPGDVHDLDAMADAITDRTRLIFVCNPNNPTGTVVKRAELERFLDRVPRDVLVVLDEAYREFIRDPEVPDGVELYRKRPNVCVLRTFSKAYGLAGLRVGFAIAHEPVAEALRKTAVPFGVSQLAQEAAIASLRAEDALLGRVGSLVCERQRVVEGLRAQGWTVPETQANFVWMRLGEHTVAFAAACEQAGVVVRPFPGEGVRVTIGENEANDIFLKVAEGFHKEL, via the coding sequence GTGAGCGAGACGAGCCCCAAGCTGCGCGCCGAGCTGGAGGGGATCCCCACCTACAAGCCGGGCAAGCCGGCCGCGGCCGGTGGTCCCGTGGCCTACAAGCTGTCCTCCAACGAGAACCCCTATCCGCCGCTGCCGGGCGTGATGGAGACCGTGACGGCCGCGGCCGAGTCCTTCAACCGCTACCCGGACCTGGCCTGCACGGCGCTGGTGAACGAGCTCTCCGATCGCTTCGCGGTCCCCGCCTCCCATATCGCCACGGGCACCGGCTCGGTCGGCGTCGCCCAGCAGCTCGTCCAGGCGACCGCGGGCCCCGGCGACGAGGTGATCTATGCCTGGCGGTCCTTCGAGGCGTACCCGATCATCACGCGGATCGGCGGCGCGAAGCCCGTAGAGGTGCCGCTGACGCCGGGTGACGTGCACGATCTGGACGCCATGGCCGACGCGATCACCGACCGGACCCGGCTGATCTTCGTCTGCAACCCCAACAACCCCACGGGCACGGTCGTGAAGCGGGCCGAGCTGGAACGGTTCCTCGACCGGGTGCCGCGTGACGTGCTGGTCGTGCTCGACGAGGCCTACCGGGAGTTCATCCGCGACCCCGAGGTGCCGGACGGCGTGGAGCTGTACCGAAAGCGGCCCAACGTCTGTGTGCTGCGGACCTTCTCCAAGGCGTACGGCCTCGCGGGGCTGCGCGTTGGCTTCGCCATCGCTCACGAACCGGTGGCGGAGGCGCTGCGCAAGACGGCCGTGCCGTTCGGTGTGAGCCAGCTGGCGCAGGAGGCCGCGATCGCCTCGCTGCGCGCCGAGGACGCGCTGCTCGGCCGGGTCGGCTCCCTGGTCTGCGAGCGCCAGCGCGTGGTCGAGGGGCTGCGCGCGCAGGGCTGGACGGTGCCGGAGACGCAGGCCAACTTCGTGTGGATGCGGCTGGGCGAGCACACGGTGGCCTTCGCGGCGGCGTGCGAGCAGGCCGGCGTCGTGGTGCGGCCGTTCCCGGGCGAGGGTGTGCGGGTGACGATCGGCGAGAACGAGGCGAACGACATTTTCCTGAAGGTGGCAGAAGGGTTCCACAAGGAGCTGTAA